A single genomic interval of Sander lucioperca isolate FBNREF2018 chromosome 9, SLUC_FBN_1.2, whole genome shotgun sequence harbors:
- the LOC116038078 gene encoding uncharacterized protein LOC116038078, translating to MTSPKFLFYLMCLFFGKVAQTTDPKLSSSLHQQSGFVTAKTGDDFTLRCFYEGDVALRFHWYKQTLGQKPRLISTYYKYERNGIFHDEFKNNPRFTLDTETGKYHLKITDLHVSDSATYYCASYSLSIEFAEGTLVNVEGSGLKVAATVHQSASESIQPGGSVTLNCTVHTGTCDGEHSVYWFKKSEESQPGLIYTHGGRNDQCERKPNTQTHTCVYKLPMKSLNLPHAGTYYCAVASCGHILFGNGTKLELEDEMYSPVLVYFLSGTSTFTTILSVLLAFLMCMMNNRNRCLCAESQARFSDSSKTKMNASKMQRDDTWSECVYFSVKQ from the exons ATGACATCTCCAAAGTTTCTCTTCTATCTGATGTGTTTGTTCTTCGGAAAAGTTG CTCAGACGACTGATCCAAAACTCTCCTCATCTCTTCATCAACAGAGTGGTTTTGTAACAGCTAAAACTGGGGATGACTTCACTTTGAGATGTTTCTATGAAGGCGATGTTGCTTTAAGGTTTCACTGGTATAAGCAAACTCTGGGACAGAAACCACGGCTCATCTCTACTTACTACAAGTATGAAAGAAATGGAATATTTCATGATGAATTCAAAAACAATCCACGCTTCACATTGGATACTGAAACAGGTAAATATCATTTGAAGATCACAGATTTGCACGTTTCAGACTCAGCTACCTACTACTGTGCAAGTTATTCATTATCTATTGAATTTGCGGAGGGAACCTTAGTCAATGTAGAAGGTTCAGGTTTGAAGGTGGCAGCTACGGTCCATCAGTCAGCATCTGAGAGCATCCAGCCAGGAGGCTCTGTGACTCTGAACTGTACAGTACACACTGGGACCTGTGATGGAGAACACAGTGTTTACTGGTTCAAGAAGTCGGAGGAATCTCAGCCAGGACTCATTTACACCCATGGAGGCAGGAATGATCAGTGTGAGAGGAAacccaacacacaaacacacacctgtgtcTACAAGCTGCCGATGAAGAGTCTGAATCTTCCTCATGCTGGGACCTACTACTGTGCTGTTGCCTCATGTGGACACATTCTGTTTGGGAACGGGACCAAGCTGGAGTTAGAAG ATGAGATGTACTCTCCAGTCTTGGTGTATTTCTTGAGTGGAACATCGACATTCACCACCATCCTGAGTGTTTTACTGGCTTTCTTAATGTGTATGATGAACAACAGAAACCGCTGCCTGTGTGCAG aGTCTCAAGCAAGATTTTCAGATAGCTCTAAAACAAAGATGAACGCATCAAAGATGCAGAGAGACGACACCTGGAGTGAATGTGTGTACTTTAGTGTGAAGCAGTAG